The following proteins come from a genomic window of Geomonas sp. RF6:
- the tyrS gene encoding tyrosine--tRNA ligase: MTVAEQLEIIKRGATEILVEKELVEKLEKSEKTGVPLKIKAGFDPTAPDLHLGHTVLLHKMRQFQKLGHEVYFLIGDFTGMIGDPTGKSETRKVLSREDVLRNAETYKEQVFKILDPKLTKVVFNSEWLGALSAGDMIGLASKYTVARMLERDDFSKRFATQMPISIHEFMYPLVQGYDSVALKADVELGGTDQKFNLLVGRELQREWGQVPQTVITMPLLEGLDGVNKMSKSLGNYIGISEPADEIYGKVMSISDPLMLRYYELLSDLSIQGLEQLKGGIADGSVHPMQAKKDLAREMVARYHGEAAADHAAENFVKRFRENQTPDEMPLVELKAEGEKVLLARVMAEAGLVKSNSEGRRSILGGGVKVDGEKIADEMLELTAPGEYVLQVGKRRFAKVVLG; the protein is encoded by the coding sequence AAGTCGGAGAAGACCGGCGTGCCGCTGAAGATCAAGGCCGGATTCGACCCGACCGCACCGGACCTGCACCTCGGTCACACCGTGCTTTTGCACAAGATGAGGCAGTTCCAGAAGCTCGGTCACGAGGTGTACTTCCTGATCGGCGACTTCACCGGGATGATCGGTGACCCCACCGGCAAGTCCGAGACGCGCAAGGTGCTGTCCCGCGAGGACGTGCTGAGAAACGCGGAGACGTACAAGGAGCAGGTCTTCAAGATCCTCGACCCGAAGCTCACGAAGGTCGTCTTCAACTCCGAGTGGCTGGGGGCTCTTTCCGCCGGCGACATGATCGGGCTTGCCTCCAAGTACACCGTGGCCCGCATGCTGGAGCGGGACGACTTCAGCAAGCGCTTCGCCACGCAGATGCCGATCAGCATCCACGAGTTCATGTACCCGCTGGTGCAGGGGTACGACTCCGTCGCCCTGAAGGCTGACGTCGAGCTCGGAGGTACCGACCAGAAGTTCAACCTGCTCGTGGGTCGCGAGCTGCAGCGCGAGTGGGGGCAGGTCCCGCAGACCGTCATCACCATGCCGCTCCTCGAGGGGCTCGACGGCGTCAACAAGATGAGCAAGTCGCTCGGGAACTACATCGGCATCAGCGAGCCCGCCGACGAGATCTACGGAAAGGTCATGTCGATCTCCGACCCGCTCATGCTGCGCTACTACGAACTCCTGAGCGACCTGAGCATTCAGGGGCTGGAGCAGCTGAAGGGTGGCATCGCCGATGGATCGGTTCATCCGATGCAGGCGAAAAAGGATCTTGCCCGCGAGATGGTGGCGCGCTACCACGGCGAGGCGGCGGCGGATCATGCTGCGGAGAACTTCGTGAAGCGGTTCCGCGAGAATCAGACCCCGGACGAGATGCCTCTGGTCGAGCTGAAGGCGGAAGGGGAGAAGGTGCTTCTTGCGCGGGTGATGGCGGAAGCGGGGCTGGTGAAGTCCAACAGCGAGGGTCGCCGTTCCATCCTCGGTGGTGGTGTAAAGGTCGACGGCGAGAAGATCGCAGACGAGATGCTCGAGCTCACCGCACCGGGGGAGTACGTCCTCCAGGTAGGGAAGCGCCGCTTCGCGAAGGTGGTCCTCGGCTGA
- the ung gene encoding uracil-DNA glycosylase has product MADAEGAVRLEEGWKRHLISEFEKPYMLELKDFLRRELSSRKRIYPKGNEYFNAFNTTPFDAVKVVILGQDPYHGPNQAHGLCFSVPPGTPSPPSLVNIFKEIQSDLTIPPAHFPHGNLKRWAEQGVLLLNSVLTVEDGRAASHQGKGWETFTDRAISALNDQREHLVFMLWGAYAHRKGEVIDQKRHLVLKAPHPSPLSAHRGFLGCRHFSKAAAYLAQHGVQPIDWRLG; this is encoded by the coding sequence ATGGCTGATGCGGAAGGGGCGGTCCGGTTGGAGGAAGGGTGGAAGCGGCATCTCATCTCTGAATTCGAGAAGCCTTACATGCTCGAGCTGAAGGATTTTCTGCGACGCGAGCTCTCCTCCCGCAAAAGGATCTATCCGAAAGGAAACGAGTACTTCAACGCCTTCAATACCACTCCTTTCGATGCCGTGAAGGTCGTCATCCTCGGGCAGGATCCGTACCACGGGCCGAACCAGGCACATGGGCTCTGCTTCTCGGTGCCGCCGGGCACCCCCTCGCCCCCTTCTCTGGTGAATATCTTCAAGGAGATCCAGTCTGACCTCACCATACCTCCGGCGCACTTCCCTCATGGAAATTTGAAGCGGTGGGCCGAACAGGGGGTGCTCCTTCTAAACAGTGTCCTGACAGTTGAGGATGGGCGCGCTGCGTCGCACCAGGGGAAGGGGTGGGAGACCTTTACCGATCGTGCCATCAGTGCTTTGAATGATCAGCGCGAGCACCTCGTCTTCATGCTGTGGGGAGCCTACGCCCACCGCAAAGGGGAAGTCATCGACCAGAAGAGGCACCTTGTTCTCAAGGCTCCTCATCCTTCACCGCTCTCTGCCCACCGCGGCTTTCTCGGCTGCAGGCACTTTTCCAAGGCGGCGGCCTATCTCGCCCAACATGGGGTGCAGCCGATCGATTGGCGTCTCGGCTAG
- a CDS encoding HD domain-containing phosphohydrolase, giving the protein MDVHAPLYNSRITDSYLKLVKKRYPFVNIGELLAYAGMKEYEVADQGHWFTQDQVNRFQEKLIQMTSNPHIAREAGRYCASVDALGVMRQYILGFIGISHTFQMTTKTASNFTRSAMYEAKAVSSTQVEVVVTPLVEGLERPFQCENRAGFFEAIVLMFSSKMPTVSHPECVFNGGKVCRYVITWENTLPDVLKRVHNILTPLLILLNVTIVLGHNWGMLERSLTGSLILALLITIAAQRSELRGLFSSLSNTMATKDSLLEQININYNNALLTNDVAQGLGSYSNADDILADVLRVMQKRLKYDRGVIFLANKEGTRLVFHGGYGYSDEHIALYKKFPYHLDRPRSKGMFLRAYREQRPFLINDVEDIKDSLSNRSLAFARKMGAVSFICCPIICERKSMGIVAVDNVTTKQALVESDIGLLMGIASVVGISIRNAELTDSRVRVFSSILHALAASIDARDPLTAGHSEKVTEYSLGICRELELQPEFCEVIRVAALLHDYGKIGVPDTILKKKGKLTQEEYEVVKAHSLKTKEILAKINFEGPYRDVPAVAGAHHEKLDGSGYPCGMKGSDIPLGARIIAVADYFEAITAKRHYRDPMPVAEAFSVLYGACGYHLEERLVEALRAYYVRTYPEDFFDQYVLPEAQLRRPPPTPEIWEALPQPAVTTPTDPATADTRTSNT; this is encoded by the coding sequence ATGGATGTGCATGCTCCCCTCTACAACAGCAGGATCACGGACTCGTACCTCAAGCTGGTGAAGAAGAGGTACCCGTTTGTGAACATCGGCGAACTGCTGGCGTATGCAGGGATGAAGGAGTACGAGGTCGCGGATCAGGGGCACTGGTTCACTCAAGACCAGGTGAACCGTTTCCAGGAAAAGCTGATCCAGATGACCAGCAACCCGCACATCGCGCGGGAGGCGGGACGCTATTGCGCGTCCGTCGATGCGCTCGGTGTCATGCGGCAGTACATCCTCGGCTTCATCGGTATCTCCCATACCTTCCAGATGACCACAAAGACCGCCTCCAACTTCACCAGGTCAGCGATGTATGAGGCAAAGGCGGTTTCCTCCACCCAGGTGGAGGTCGTGGTGACCCCGCTGGTGGAGGGGCTGGAGCGACCGTTCCAGTGTGAGAACAGGGCGGGGTTCTTCGAGGCGATCGTCCTCATGTTTTCCAGCAAGATGCCGACAGTCTCCCACCCCGAATGCGTCTTCAACGGCGGGAAGGTGTGCCGCTATGTCATCACCTGGGAGAACACCCTCCCCGACGTCCTGAAGCGGGTGCACAACATCCTCACCCCCCTTCTCATACTCCTTAACGTTACAATCGTCCTGGGACATAACTGGGGAATGCTGGAGAGATCCCTCACCGGCTCCCTCATACTTGCCCTGCTCATTACCATAGCTGCCCAAAGGAGCGAACTCCGCGGGCTCTTCTCCAGCCTCAGCAACACCATGGCCACGAAGGACAGCCTTCTGGAGCAGATAAATATAAACTACAACAACGCGCTCCTCACAAACGACGTCGCCCAGGGGCTCGGGTCGTACTCGAATGCAGACGACATCCTGGCCGACGTCCTCCGTGTCATGCAGAAGCGGCTCAAGTACGACCGCGGGGTGATCTTCCTTGCCAACAAGGAGGGAACGCGCCTCGTGTTCCATGGAGGGTATGGCTACTCAGACGAGCACATCGCCCTGTACAAGAAATTCCCCTACCATCTGGACCGTCCCCGCTCGAAAGGGATGTTTCTGCGCGCCTACCGTGAACAGAGGCCCTTCCTCATCAACGACGTCGAGGACATAAAGGACTCCCTGTCCAACCGGAGCCTCGCCTTCGCCCGAAAAATGGGGGCGGTTTCCTTCATCTGCTGCCCCATCATCTGCGAGAGGAAATCGATGGGGATCGTGGCGGTGGACAACGTCACGACGAAGCAGGCGCTGGTCGAGAGCGACATCGGGCTGCTCATGGGAATTGCTTCGGTCGTGGGGATCAGCATCAGGAATGCGGAGCTCACCGATTCCCGCGTTCGCGTCTTCAGCTCCATCCTCCATGCGCTCGCAGCGAGTATCGACGCCCGCGACCCGCTCACCGCGGGGCACTCGGAGAAAGTGACGGAATACTCCCTCGGGATCTGCCGCGAGCTGGAGCTGCAGCCGGAATTTTGCGAGGTGATCCGGGTCGCGGCGCTGCTGCACGATTACGGCAAGATAGGGGTGCCGGACACGATACTGAAAAAGAAGGGGAAGCTGACGCAGGAAGAATACGAAGTGGTAAAGGCCCACTCGCTGAAGACGAAGGAGATTCTGGCGAAGATCAATTTCGAGGGACCGTACAGGGATGTACCTGCAGTTGCGGGTGCCCATCACGAGAAACTCGACGGCAGCGGTTATCCGTGCGGGATGAAAGGAAGCGACATACCGCTCGGAGCGCGCATTATCGCAGTAGCCGATTACTTCGAGGCGATCACCGCGAAGAGGCACTACCGCGATCCAATGCCCGTTGCGGAGGCGTTCTCAGTCCTCTACGGGGCGTGTGGATATCATCTCGAGGAACGGCTGGTGGAGGCACTGAGGGCGTATTACGTGCGGACCTACCCGGAGGACTTCTTCGACCAGTACGTGCTCCCCGAAGCGCAGCTTCGCCGGCCGCCGCCGACTCCGGAAATTTGGGAGGCCTTGCCGCAACCCGCCGTTACGACTCCCACAGACCCCGCCACAGCAGATACCCGCACCTCCAACACCTAG